One Vigna unguiculata cultivar IT97K-499-35 chromosome 7, ASM411807v1, whole genome shotgun sequence genomic region harbors:
- the LOC114191604 gene encoding COP1-interacting protein 7-like isoform X3 codes for MSSSTRLDSVMFQLTPTRTRFDLVITVNGKKEKVASGLLNPFLSHLKSAQDQIAKGGYSIVLVPGLDSDASWFTKGTIERFVRFVSTPEILERVYTLESEIAQIEEAIAIQGNNSVGMSFVEENQIKHAESTEGNFERTGRNTQQDTNEEKTIVLYKSDTQPLDTNGGTKSEGNSKVQLLKVLETRKSVLQKEQGMAFARAAAAGFDIDYMPALMSFAECFEASRLLDGCRNFISLWKRKHESGQWLEIEAAEVTPNRAGTCAINASGIVISNMVTTSHAELDSESNGKTNSADRQPTAGYQDNVQGHFPNSGFSSWPVHSPPGALPMFHTYPVQGIPYYQSYSGNSPFVQPVSSPMEESRLNASPNVGHRRHSMDNGQYTESETPDEMAMEREGSLTGERRKKAGRSGRHRSGMVVIRNINYITKTERSSGSGSCSDYSSETDEDKEVQESVKTSKRRGSSDKSFKRLNLSDKEVTDSGKDADGGQWLAFQNCLLRGVDEDRHAVDQDKFDEVRRRKRIAGNDPIDFTERNMHEVQAGEALAMQRISNGLTHMPRSSSNDGFLLSRSSGQSVNGRSVDAMQSLEIDGRIGYRRGANDDFVNGLGYSSNKLERKLFHDMNDDSYVVRVNDSGNLERNAIDMDSEFPKVHKKEENNSNYQPDELSLMPERRVEKGSRDYDRALDYEMQAQIGGGALQDKKNKGLKPRSKMMDKDPKSKPTPNSSDLKKTIGPVRRGKTNKPSPLDEARARAERLRNYKADLQKMKKEKEEEEVRRLNALKMERQRRIAAKSNSMATKSSTPPQQTKKQIPAKLSPSSYKGSKFSDSEPCSSSPFQRFPIRTASVGSNDSSKAPKTGRLNTNKLSRSAPSLPESKREKGDGTTDTKASMARIRRLSEPKTSTIRHTSSISVKPRGARTSSITKATNETDIRKISAIVNHDKSKTTTLPELRMGTSKASDIVQTGSSVKERTQKLNINNSLNLEGTLLKKNEFEISPFDDEDDNPIIEKTVVMLEREKPCAPNSNDGKAKSKTRILKGQYETDRVMVKTETVPSYVALQTSVSVDTEASDKKSHVKPGSSKVTLNDMEKEPTKSSSIHITDKTYHSPHVRVSSLEDCSTQSSEYGKAPSASFDSASIGTETFRSRVSDSRNSTLEKIPEVIEKPQVKESSKGLKRLLKFGRKNHDSPPAAGRNSIDDSEANEIGKNGSPNEVHTLRNLISRDETPQSATPQKSSRSFSLLSPFRSNKGKKIMMS; via the exons ATGAGCTCCTCTACAAGGTTGGATTCAGTTATGTTTCAGCTCACACCGACTAGAACCAG ATTTGACTTGGTTATAACTGTGAATGGAAAGAAGGAGAAAGTTGCATCAGGGTTGCTCAATCCATTTCTATCCCACTTGAAGTCAGCTCAAGATCAAATAGCAAAGGGTGGTTATTCAATTGTTCTTGTGCCTGGGCTTGACAGTGATGCCTCATGGTTTACCAAGGGAACAATTGAAAG GTTTGTTCGCTTTGTGAGCACTCCAGAGATATTGGAGCGTGTATATACTTTAGAATCCGAAATTGCACAAATTGAAGAGGCAATTGCAATTCAAGGAAATAATTCTGTAGGGATGAGCTTT GTAGAagaaaaccaaataaaacatgcgGAAAGCACTGAAGGTAATTTTGAAAGAACAG GCAGGAACACTCAACAGGATACAAATGAGGAAAAAACTATTGTACTTTACAAG TCTGATACACAGCCACTTGATACAAATGGAGGCACCAAATCAGAAGGAAACTCAAA AGTTCAGCTTTTGAAAGTCCTGGAGACACGTAAATCTGTGCTGCAGAAAGAGCAAGGAATGGCATTTGCACGTGCTGCTGCTGCTGGTTTTGACATTGACTACATGCCAGCTTTGATGTCATTTGCCGAATGCTTTGAAGCATCACGCTTGTT GGATGGGTGTAGaaattttatatctctatgGAAAAGAAAGCATGAAAGTGGCCAATGGCTTGAAATTGAAGCTGCCGAAGTCACACCCAATCGTGCTGGCACCTGTGCAATTAATGCTTCTGGCATAGTGATTTCTAATATGGTTACTACATCCCATGCTGAGTTGGACTCAGAAAGTAACGGGAAAACTAATTCAG CAGACAGACAACCAACTGCAGGTTACCAAGATAATGTTCAAGGTCATTTTCCAAACAGTGGCTTCTCCTCTTGGCCTGTTCATTCTCCCCCAGGTGCTTTACCAATGTTTCATACTTATCCAGTGCAAGGGATACCCTACTATCAGAGTTATTCTGGCAACAGCCCATTTGTGCAGCCAGTTTCCTCACCTATGGAGGAATCCAGACTAAATGCTAGTCCAAATGTGGGACATAGAAGGCATTCCATGGATAATGGACAGTATACTGAATCTGAAACTCCGGATGAAATGGCTATGGAAAGGGAGGGTTCACTGACTGGAGAACGACGAAAGAAGGCTGGGCGATCAGGCAGACACAGATCTGGTATGGTGGTCATTCGGAACATCAACTACATAACAAAGACAGAACGATCTTCTGGAAGTGGATCATGTTCAGATTATTCTTCTGAAACTGATGAAGATAAAGAGGTTCAGGAATCTGTTAAGACATCAAAAAGAAGAGGGTCCAGTGACAAATCCTTCAAAAGGCTGAATTTATCTGATAAGGAAGTAACAGACTCTGGGAAAGATGCTGATGGAGGACAGTGGCTAGCATTCCAAAATTGTTTACTGCGAGGCGTAGATGAAGATAGGCATGCCGTTGACCAAGACAAGTTTGATGAAGTGAGAAGAAGAAAACGTATTGCAGGGAATGATCCTATAGATTTTACTGAGCGGAATATGCATGAAGTTCAAGCTGGTGAAGCCTTAGCCATGCAGAGAATTAGTAATGGATTGACCCATATGCCTAGGTCATCATCTAATGATGGTTTCTTGTTATCAAGAAGCTCGGGACAGTCGGTTAATGGTAGGTCCGTGGATGCTATGCAGTCTTTAGAAATAGATGGAAGGATTGGTTATAGAAGGGGGGCAAATGATGATTTTGTTAATGGACTAGGTTATTCAAGCAATAAATTGGAAAGGAAGTTATTTCATGATATGAACGATGACTCCTATGTAGTGAGAGTCAATGATTCAGGAAATCTAGAGAGAAATGCTATTGATATGGACTCAGAGTTCCCAAAGGTACACAAGAAGGAAGAGAATAATTCCAATTATCAACCAGATGAATTGAGTTTGATGCCTGAACGACGAGTAGAAAAGGGGTCAAGGGATTATGATCGTGCCTTAGACTATGAAATGCAGGCTCAGATAGGTGGTGGTGCTTTGCAAGATAAAAAGAACAAAGGTCTGAAACCAAGATCCAAGATGATGGACAAAGATCCGAAATCAAAACCTACTCCAAATAGTTCTGATCTAAAAAAGACTATTGGGCCAGTAAGGAGAGGAAAGACTAATAAACCGAGTCCATTGGATGAAGCACGAGCACGTGCTGAAAGACTACGAAACTACAAAGCTGATCTCcagaaaatgaagaaagagaaG GAAGAGGAAGAGGTAAGACGCCTCAATGCTTTAAAGATGGAGAGGCAAAGGAGAATTGCTGCCAAGAGTAATTCAATGGCTACCAAGTCATCCACGCCACCACAGCAAACAAAGAAACAGATTCCTGCGAAGCTTTCACCTAGTTCTTATAAAGGCTCTAAATTTAGTGATTCAGAGCCATGTTCATCCTCACCCTTCCAAAGATTTCCAATCAGAACAGCTTCTGTTGGATCCAATGATTCTTCCAAAGCCCCCAAAACCGGCAGATTGAATACAAACAAGTTAAGTCGATCAGCGCCTTCTCTGCCTGAATCCAAGCGAGAGAAGGGTGATGGTACCACTGATACTAAGGCGTCAATGGCTAGAATTAGAAGATTGTCAGAACCTAAAACGAGTACAATTCGTCATACTTCGTCAATATCTGTCAAACCAAGAGGTGCTAGGACAAGTTCAATTACTAAAGCAACTAATGAGACTGATATCAGAAAGATTTCAGCTATTGTGAATCATGATAAAAGCAAGACTACAACTCTCCCTGAACTAAGAATGGGAACATCTAAAGCAAGTGACATTGTCCAAACTGGATCGTCAGTTAAAGAGAGGACACAGAAACTGAATATTAACAACTCTTTGAATTTAGAAGGCACCTTGctgaagaaaaatgaatttgaaatctCACCTTTCGACGATGAAGATGACAATCCTATTATTGAGAAGACCGTTGTAATGCTCGAACGTGAAAAACCTTGTGCTCCCAATAGTAATGATGGCAAGGCAAAATCAAAAACAAGGATACTGAAGGGTCAGTATGAGACTGATAGAGTAATGGTGAAAACTGAAACAGTGCCAAGTTATGTTGCTCTTCAAACATCAGTTTCGGTAGATACAGAAGCCTCAGACAAAAAATCACATGTGAAACCTGGATCATCCAAG GTTACATTGAATGATATGGAGAAAGAGCCTACAAAATCGTCTAGCATTCATATTACAGATAAAACATATCATTCCCCTCATGTTCGAGTTTCTTCTTTAGAAGATTGTAGTACACAAAGCTCTGAGTACGGTAAAGCACCTTCTGCAAGCTTTGACAGTGCATCAATTGGTACGGAGACTTTTAGATCACGAGTGTCTGATTCCAGAAATTCAACTCTTGAAAAGATTCCGGAGGTGATTGAGAAGCCTCAGGTAAAGGAATCATCTAAGGGGTTGAAACGGCTGTTAAAATTTGGAAGAAAGAACCATGACTCGCCACCTGCTGCTGGTCGCAACAGTATTGATGACTCTGAAGCAAATGAGATTGGAAAGAATGGTTCCCCCAATGAAG TTCATACACTGAGGAATTTGATCTCTCGAGATGAAACTCCCCAAAGTGCAACTCCTCAAAAGT CTTCTCGCTCTTTCTCCTTGTTATCACCCTTTCGAAGcaacaaaggaaaaaagatAATGATGTCTTGA
- the LOC114191604 gene encoding COP1-interacting protein 7-like isoform X4, with protein sequence MSSSTRLDSVMFQLTPTRTRFDLVITVNGKKEKVASGLLNPFLSHLKSAQDQIAKGGYSIVLVPGLDSDASWFTKGTIERFVRFVSTPEILERVYTLESEIAQIEEAIAIQGNNSVGMSFVEENQIKHAESTEGRNTQQDTNEEKTIVLYKSDTQPLDTNGGTKSEGNSKVQLLKVLETRKSVLQKEQGMAFARAAAAGFDIDYMPALMSFAECFEASRLLDGCRNFISLWKRKHESGQWLEIEAAEVTPNRAGTCAINASGIVISNMVTTSHAELDSESNGKTNSADRQPTAGYQDNVQGHFPNSGFSSWPVHSPPGALPMFHTYPVQGIPYYQSYSGNSPFVQPVSSPMEESRLNASPNVGHRRHSMDNGQYTESETPDEMAMEREGSLTGERRKKAGRSGRHRSGMVVIRNINYITKTERSSGSGSCSDYSSETDEDKEVQESVKTSKRRGSSDKSFKRLNLSDKEVTDSGKDADGGQWLAFQNCLLRGVDEDRHAVDQDKFDEVRRRKRIAGNDPIDFTERNMHEVQAGEALAMQRISNGLTHMPRSSSNDGFLLSRSSGQSVNGRSVDAMQSLEIDGRIGYRRGANDDFVNGLGYSSNKLERKLFHDMNDDSYVVRVNDSGNLERNAIDMDSEFPKVHKKEENNSNYQPDELSLMPERRVEKGSRDYDRALDYEMQAQIGGGALQDKKNKGLKPRSKMMDKDPKSKPTPNSSDLKKTIGPVRRGKTNKPSPLDEARARAERLRNYKADLQKMKKEKEEEEVRRLNALKMERQRRIAAKSNSMATKSSTPPQQTKKQIPAKLSPSSYKGSKFSDSEPCSSSPFQRFPIRTASVGSNDSSKAPKTGRLNTNKLSRSAPSLPESKREKGDGTTDTKASMARIRRLSEPKTSTIRHTSSISVKPRGARTSSITKATNETDIRKISAIVNHDKSKTTTLPELRMGTSKASDIVQTGSSVKERTQKLNINNSLNLEGTLLKKNEFEISPFDDEDDNPIIEKTVVMLEREKPCAPNSNDGKAKSKTRILKGQYETDRVMVKTETVPSYVALQTSVSVDTEASDKKSHVKPGSSKVTLNDMEKEPTKSSSIHITDKTYHSPHVRVSSLEDCSTQSSEYGKAPSASFDSASIGTETFRSRVSDSRNSTLEKIPEVIEKPQVKESSKGLKRLLKFGRKNHDSPPAAGRNSIDDSEANEIGKNGSPNEVHTLRNLISRDETPQSATPQKSSRSFSLLSPFRSNKGKKIMMS encoded by the exons ATGAGCTCCTCTACAAGGTTGGATTCAGTTATGTTTCAGCTCACACCGACTAGAACCAG ATTTGACTTGGTTATAACTGTGAATGGAAAGAAGGAGAAAGTTGCATCAGGGTTGCTCAATCCATTTCTATCCCACTTGAAGTCAGCTCAAGATCAAATAGCAAAGGGTGGTTATTCAATTGTTCTTGTGCCTGGGCTTGACAGTGATGCCTCATGGTTTACCAAGGGAACAATTGAAAG GTTTGTTCGCTTTGTGAGCACTCCAGAGATATTGGAGCGTGTATATACTTTAGAATCCGAAATTGCACAAATTGAAGAGGCAATTGCAATTCAAGGAAATAATTCTGTAGGGATGAGCTTT GTAGAagaaaaccaaataaaacatgcgGAAAGCACTGAAG GCAGGAACACTCAACAGGATACAAATGAGGAAAAAACTATTGTACTTTACAAG TCTGATACACAGCCACTTGATACAAATGGAGGCACCAAATCAGAAGGAAACTCAAA AGTTCAGCTTTTGAAAGTCCTGGAGACACGTAAATCTGTGCTGCAGAAAGAGCAAGGAATGGCATTTGCACGTGCTGCTGCTGCTGGTTTTGACATTGACTACATGCCAGCTTTGATGTCATTTGCCGAATGCTTTGAAGCATCACGCTTGTT GGATGGGTGTAGaaattttatatctctatgGAAAAGAAAGCATGAAAGTGGCCAATGGCTTGAAATTGAAGCTGCCGAAGTCACACCCAATCGTGCTGGCACCTGTGCAATTAATGCTTCTGGCATAGTGATTTCTAATATGGTTACTACATCCCATGCTGAGTTGGACTCAGAAAGTAACGGGAAAACTAATTCAG CAGACAGACAACCAACTGCAGGTTACCAAGATAATGTTCAAGGTCATTTTCCAAACAGTGGCTTCTCCTCTTGGCCTGTTCATTCTCCCCCAGGTGCTTTACCAATGTTTCATACTTATCCAGTGCAAGGGATACCCTACTATCAGAGTTATTCTGGCAACAGCCCATTTGTGCAGCCAGTTTCCTCACCTATGGAGGAATCCAGACTAAATGCTAGTCCAAATGTGGGACATAGAAGGCATTCCATGGATAATGGACAGTATACTGAATCTGAAACTCCGGATGAAATGGCTATGGAAAGGGAGGGTTCACTGACTGGAGAACGACGAAAGAAGGCTGGGCGATCAGGCAGACACAGATCTGGTATGGTGGTCATTCGGAACATCAACTACATAACAAAGACAGAACGATCTTCTGGAAGTGGATCATGTTCAGATTATTCTTCTGAAACTGATGAAGATAAAGAGGTTCAGGAATCTGTTAAGACATCAAAAAGAAGAGGGTCCAGTGACAAATCCTTCAAAAGGCTGAATTTATCTGATAAGGAAGTAACAGACTCTGGGAAAGATGCTGATGGAGGACAGTGGCTAGCATTCCAAAATTGTTTACTGCGAGGCGTAGATGAAGATAGGCATGCCGTTGACCAAGACAAGTTTGATGAAGTGAGAAGAAGAAAACGTATTGCAGGGAATGATCCTATAGATTTTACTGAGCGGAATATGCATGAAGTTCAAGCTGGTGAAGCCTTAGCCATGCAGAGAATTAGTAATGGATTGACCCATATGCCTAGGTCATCATCTAATGATGGTTTCTTGTTATCAAGAAGCTCGGGACAGTCGGTTAATGGTAGGTCCGTGGATGCTATGCAGTCTTTAGAAATAGATGGAAGGATTGGTTATAGAAGGGGGGCAAATGATGATTTTGTTAATGGACTAGGTTATTCAAGCAATAAATTGGAAAGGAAGTTATTTCATGATATGAACGATGACTCCTATGTAGTGAGAGTCAATGATTCAGGAAATCTAGAGAGAAATGCTATTGATATGGACTCAGAGTTCCCAAAGGTACACAAGAAGGAAGAGAATAATTCCAATTATCAACCAGATGAATTGAGTTTGATGCCTGAACGACGAGTAGAAAAGGGGTCAAGGGATTATGATCGTGCCTTAGACTATGAAATGCAGGCTCAGATAGGTGGTGGTGCTTTGCAAGATAAAAAGAACAAAGGTCTGAAACCAAGATCCAAGATGATGGACAAAGATCCGAAATCAAAACCTACTCCAAATAGTTCTGATCTAAAAAAGACTATTGGGCCAGTAAGGAGAGGAAAGACTAATAAACCGAGTCCATTGGATGAAGCACGAGCACGTGCTGAAAGACTACGAAACTACAAAGCTGATCTCcagaaaatgaagaaagagaaG GAAGAGGAAGAGGTAAGACGCCTCAATGCTTTAAAGATGGAGAGGCAAAGGAGAATTGCTGCCAAGAGTAATTCAATGGCTACCAAGTCATCCACGCCACCACAGCAAACAAAGAAACAGATTCCTGCGAAGCTTTCACCTAGTTCTTATAAAGGCTCTAAATTTAGTGATTCAGAGCCATGTTCATCCTCACCCTTCCAAAGATTTCCAATCAGAACAGCTTCTGTTGGATCCAATGATTCTTCCAAAGCCCCCAAAACCGGCAGATTGAATACAAACAAGTTAAGTCGATCAGCGCCTTCTCTGCCTGAATCCAAGCGAGAGAAGGGTGATGGTACCACTGATACTAAGGCGTCAATGGCTAGAATTAGAAGATTGTCAGAACCTAAAACGAGTACAATTCGTCATACTTCGTCAATATCTGTCAAACCAAGAGGTGCTAGGACAAGTTCAATTACTAAAGCAACTAATGAGACTGATATCAGAAAGATTTCAGCTATTGTGAATCATGATAAAAGCAAGACTACAACTCTCCCTGAACTAAGAATGGGAACATCTAAAGCAAGTGACATTGTCCAAACTGGATCGTCAGTTAAAGAGAGGACACAGAAACTGAATATTAACAACTCTTTGAATTTAGAAGGCACCTTGctgaagaaaaatgaatttgaaatctCACCTTTCGACGATGAAGATGACAATCCTATTATTGAGAAGACCGTTGTAATGCTCGAACGTGAAAAACCTTGTGCTCCCAATAGTAATGATGGCAAGGCAAAATCAAAAACAAGGATACTGAAGGGTCAGTATGAGACTGATAGAGTAATGGTGAAAACTGAAACAGTGCCAAGTTATGTTGCTCTTCAAACATCAGTTTCGGTAGATACAGAAGCCTCAGACAAAAAATCACATGTGAAACCTGGATCATCCAAG GTTACATTGAATGATATGGAGAAAGAGCCTACAAAATCGTCTAGCATTCATATTACAGATAAAACATATCATTCCCCTCATGTTCGAGTTTCTTCTTTAGAAGATTGTAGTACACAAAGCTCTGAGTACGGTAAAGCACCTTCTGCAAGCTTTGACAGTGCATCAATTGGTACGGAGACTTTTAGATCACGAGTGTCTGATTCCAGAAATTCAACTCTTGAAAAGATTCCGGAGGTGATTGAGAAGCCTCAGGTAAAGGAATCATCTAAGGGGTTGAAACGGCTGTTAAAATTTGGAAGAAAGAACCATGACTCGCCACCTGCTGCTGGTCGCAACAGTATTGATGACTCTGAAGCAAATGAGATTGGAAAGAATGGTTCCCCCAATGAAG TTCATACACTGAGGAATTTGATCTCTCGAGATGAAACTCCCCAAAGTGCAACTCCTCAAAAGT CTTCTCGCTCTTTCTCCTTGTTATCACCCTTTCGAAGcaacaaaggaaaaaagatAATGATGTCTTGA
- the LOC114191604 gene encoding COP1-interacting protein 7-like isoform X5 codes for MFVRFVSTPEILERVYTLESEIAQIEEAIAIQGNNSVGMSFVEENQIKHAESTEGNFERTGRNTQQDTNEEKTIVLYKSDTQPLDTNGGTKSEGNSKVQLLKVLETRKSVLQKEQGMAFARAAAAGFDIDYMPALMSFAECFEASRLLDGCRNFISLWKRKHESGQWLEIEAAEVTPNRAGTCAINASGIVISNMVTTSHAELDSESNGKTNSADRQPTAGYQDNVQGHFPNSGFSSWPVHSPPGALPMFHTYPVQGIPYYQSYSGNSPFVQPVSSPMEESRLNASPNVGHRRHSMDNGQYTESETPDEMAMEREGSLTGERRKKAGRSGRHRSGMVVIRNINYITKTERSSGSGSCSDYSSETDEDKEVQESVKTSKRRGSSDKSFKRLNLSDKEVTDSGKDADGGQWLAFQNCLLRGVDEDRHAVDQDKFDEVRRRKRIAGNDPIDFTERNMHEVQAGEALAMQRISNGLTHMPRSSSNDGFLLSRSSGQSVNGRSVDAMQSLEIDGRIGYRRGANDDFVNGLGYSSNKLERKLFHDMNDDSYVVRVNDSGNLERNAIDMDSEFPKVHKKEENNSNYQPDELSLMPERRVEKGSRDYDRALDYEMQAQIGGGALQDKKNKGLKPRSKMMDKDPKSKPTPNSSDLKKTIGPVRRGKTNKPSPLDEARARAERLRNYKADLQKMKKEKEEEEVRRLNALKMERQRRIAAKSNSMATKSSTPPQQTKKQIPAKLSPSSYKGSKFSDSEPCSSSPFQRFPIRTASVGSNDSSKAPKTGRLNTNKLSRSAPSLPESKREKGDGTTDTKASMARIRRLSEPKTSTIRHTSSISVKPRGARTSSITKATNETDIRKISAIVNHDKSKTTTLPELRMGTSKASDIVQTGSSVKERTQKLNINNSLNLEGTLLKKNEFEISPFDDEDDNPIIEKTVVMLEREKPCAPNSNDGKAKSKTRILKGQYETDRVMVKTETVPSYVALQTSVSVDTEASDKKSHVKPGSSKVTLNDMEKEPTKSSSIHITDKTYHSPHVRVSSLEDCSTQSSEYGKAPSASFDSASIGTETFRSRVSDSRNSTLEKIPEVIEKPQVKESSKGLKRLLKFGRKNHDSPPAAGRNSIDDSEANEIGKNGSPNEVHTLRNLISRDETPQSATPQKSSRSFSLLSPFRSNKGKKIMMS; via the exons AT GTTTGTTCGCTTTGTGAGCACTCCAGAGATATTGGAGCGTGTATATACTTTAGAATCCGAAATTGCACAAATTGAAGAGGCAATTGCAATTCAAGGAAATAATTCTGTAGGGATGAGCTTT GTAGAagaaaaccaaataaaacatgcgGAAAGCACTGAAGGTAATTTTGAAAGAACAG GCAGGAACACTCAACAGGATACAAATGAGGAAAAAACTATTGTACTTTACAAG TCTGATACACAGCCACTTGATACAAATGGAGGCACCAAATCAGAAGGAAACTCAAA AGTTCAGCTTTTGAAAGTCCTGGAGACACGTAAATCTGTGCTGCAGAAAGAGCAAGGAATGGCATTTGCACGTGCTGCTGCTGCTGGTTTTGACATTGACTACATGCCAGCTTTGATGTCATTTGCCGAATGCTTTGAAGCATCACGCTTGTT GGATGGGTGTAGaaattttatatctctatgGAAAAGAAAGCATGAAAGTGGCCAATGGCTTGAAATTGAAGCTGCCGAAGTCACACCCAATCGTGCTGGCACCTGTGCAATTAATGCTTCTGGCATAGTGATTTCTAATATGGTTACTACATCCCATGCTGAGTTGGACTCAGAAAGTAACGGGAAAACTAATTCAG CAGACAGACAACCAACTGCAGGTTACCAAGATAATGTTCAAGGTCATTTTCCAAACAGTGGCTTCTCCTCTTGGCCTGTTCATTCTCCCCCAGGTGCTTTACCAATGTTTCATACTTATCCAGTGCAAGGGATACCCTACTATCAGAGTTATTCTGGCAACAGCCCATTTGTGCAGCCAGTTTCCTCACCTATGGAGGAATCCAGACTAAATGCTAGTCCAAATGTGGGACATAGAAGGCATTCCATGGATAATGGACAGTATACTGAATCTGAAACTCCGGATGAAATGGCTATGGAAAGGGAGGGTTCACTGACTGGAGAACGACGAAAGAAGGCTGGGCGATCAGGCAGACACAGATCTGGTATGGTGGTCATTCGGAACATCAACTACATAACAAAGACAGAACGATCTTCTGGAAGTGGATCATGTTCAGATTATTCTTCTGAAACTGATGAAGATAAAGAGGTTCAGGAATCTGTTAAGACATCAAAAAGAAGAGGGTCCAGTGACAAATCCTTCAAAAGGCTGAATTTATCTGATAAGGAAGTAACAGACTCTGGGAAAGATGCTGATGGAGGACAGTGGCTAGCATTCCAAAATTGTTTACTGCGAGGCGTAGATGAAGATAGGCATGCCGTTGACCAAGACAAGTTTGATGAAGTGAGAAGAAGAAAACGTATTGCAGGGAATGATCCTATAGATTTTACTGAGCGGAATATGCATGAAGTTCAAGCTGGTGAAGCCTTAGCCATGCAGAGAATTAGTAATGGATTGACCCATATGCCTAGGTCATCATCTAATGATGGTTTCTTGTTATCAAGAAGCTCGGGACAGTCGGTTAATGGTAGGTCCGTGGATGCTATGCAGTCTTTAGAAATAGATGGAAGGATTGGTTATAGAAGGGGGGCAAATGATGATTTTGTTAATGGACTAGGTTATTCAAGCAATAAATTGGAAAGGAAGTTATTTCATGATATGAACGATGACTCCTATGTAGTGAGAGTCAATGATTCAGGAAATCTAGAGAGAAATGCTATTGATATGGACTCAGAGTTCCCAAAGGTACACAAGAAGGAAGAGAATAATTCCAATTATCAACCAGATGAATTGAGTTTGATGCCTGAACGACGAGTAGAAAAGGGGTCAAGGGATTATGATCGTGCCTTAGACTATGAAATGCAGGCTCAGATAGGTGGTGGTGCTTTGCAAGATAAAAAGAACAAAGGTCTGAAACCAAGATCCAAGATGATGGACAAAGATCCGAAATCAAAACCTACTCCAAATAGTTCTGATCTAAAAAAGACTATTGGGCCAGTAAGGAGAGGAAAGACTAATAAACCGAGTCCATTGGATGAAGCACGAGCACGTGCTGAAAGACTACGAAACTACAAAGCTGATCTCcagaaaatgaagaaagagaaG GAAGAGGAAGAGGTAAGACGCCTCAATGCTTTAAAGATGGAGAGGCAAAGGAGAATTGCTGCCAAGAGTAATTCAATGGCTACCAAGTCATCCACGCCACCACAGCAAACAAAGAAACAGATTCCTGCGAAGCTTTCACCTAGTTCTTATAAAGGCTCTAAATTTAGTGATTCAGAGCCATGTTCATCCTCACCCTTCCAAAGATTTCCAATCAGAACAGCTTCTGTTGGATCCAATGATTCTTCCAAAGCCCCCAAAACCGGCAGATTGAATACAAACAAGTTAAGTCGATCAGCGCCTTCTCTGCCTGAATCCAAGCGAGAGAAGGGTGATGGTACCACTGATACTAAGGCGTCAATGGCTAGAATTAGAAGATTGTCAGAACCTAAAACGAGTACAATTCGTCATACTTCGTCAATATCTGTCAAACCAAGAGGTGCTAGGACAAGTTCAATTACTAAAGCAACTAATGAGACTGATATCAGAAAGATTTCAGCTATTGTGAATCATGATAAAAGCAAGACTACAACTCTCCCTGAACTAAGAATGGGAACATCTAAAGCAAGTGACATTGTCCAAACTGGATCGTCAGTTAAAGAGAGGACACAGAAACTGAATATTAACAACTCTTTGAATTTAGAAGGCACCTTGctgaagaaaaatgaatttgaaatctCACCTTTCGACGATGAAGATGACAATCCTATTATTGAGAAGACCGTTGTAATGCTCGAACGTGAAAAACCTTGTGCTCCCAATAGTAATGATGGCAAGGCAAAATCAAAAACAAGGATACTGAAGGGTCAGTATGAGACTGATAGAGTAATGGTGAAAACTGAAACAGTGCCAAGTTATGTTGCTCTTCAAACATCAGTTTCGGTAGATACAGAAGCCTCAGACAAAAAATCACATGTGAAACCTGGATCATCCAAG GTTACATTGAATGATATGGAGAAAGAGCCTACAAAATCGTCTAGCATTCATATTACAGATAAAACATATCATTCCCCTCATGTTCGAGTTTCTTCTTTAGAAGATTGTAGTACACAAAGCTCTGAGTACGGTAAAGCACCTTCTGCAAGCTTTGACAGTGCATCAATTGGTACGGAGACTTTTAGATCACGAGTGTCTGATTCCAGAAATTCAACTCTTGAAAAGATTCCGGAGGTGATTGAGAAGCCTCAGGTAAAGGAATCATCTAAGGGGTTGAAACGGCTGTTAAAATTTGGAAGAAAGAACCATGACTCGCCACCTGCTGCTGGTCGCAACAGTATTGATGACTCTGAAGCAAATGAGATTGGAAAGAATGGTTCCCCCAATGAAG TTCATACACTGAGGAATTTGATCTCTCGAGATGAAACTCCCCAAAGTGCAACTCCTCAAAAGT CTTCTCGCTCTTTCTCCTTGTTATCACCCTTTCGAAGcaacaaaggaaaaaagatAATGATGTCTTGA